In Oncorhynchus kisutch isolate 150728-3 linkage group LG5, Okis_V2, whole genome shotgun sequence, a genomic segment contains:
- the mrpl39 gene encoding large ribosomal subunit protein mL39: protein MACRTICQLLQRRLASSATSVRLSAAEVRGRRSAVFSREQARQRSLYPRTEKIEVTLQIPGLQGTLLVMNKGLSTPHSCARHLTEWYVTSSALALVDGKPWSLHQPLTQSCSLSLLTFKDTDPLLVNQAYWRSCAALLGQVLLDAFKEDFSVELLRLPEVLVTSGAFCCDVVLDPQLDAWNPSEESLRSLTRGAQQLIHRDLPWEPLEVAPPVALEVFSHSRCKQEEVEEKSAQSPKGTVILYRCGDHVLLSGGPLVARTGLCSQYEVTAIHPLGEGKWGLHRRAQGLSLPLQQQAHHTVWRKLRSRAEKLVEVPTGSTNEAISDTLTLPSAPEQTPPHTPQQ from the exons ATGGCGTGTCGTACCATATGTCAACTTCTACAGCGCC GGTTGGCATCCAGTGCTACCTCTGTGCGTCTCTCGGCTGCTGAGGTGCGTGGTCGGCGCAGCGCTGTGTTTTCCCGGGAGCAGGCTCGCCAGCGTTCCCTGTACCCACGCACAGAGAAGATCGAGGTGACCTTGCAAATACCCGGTCTGCAGGGCACCCTGCTCGTCATGAACAAGGGACTGTCCACACCACACAGCTGTGCACGCC acttGACAGAGTGGTATGTAACCAGCTCTGCCCTGGCCTTAGTAGACGGAAAGCCCTGGTCCCTGCACCAGCCCCTCACCCAATCctgctccctctccctgctcacCTTCAAAGACACAGACCCACTGCTGGTCAACCAG gCATACTGGCGGTCGTGTGCAGCCCTCCTTGGCCAGGTCCTTCTGGATGCCTTTAAAGAAGACTTTTCTGTGGAACTGCTCAGGCTCCCAGAGGTGCTAG taacTTCAGGAGCGTTCTGTTGTGATGTGGTGCTGGATCCTCAGTTAGACGCCTGGAACCCTTCAGAG gagTCCCTGCGCTCTCTGACGCGTGGTGCTCAGCAGCTGATCCATCGGGACCTGCCCTGGGAGCCTCTGGAGGTGGCGCCCCCTGTTGCCCTGGAGGTCTTCTCTCACAGCAG gtgtaagcaggaggaagtggaggagaagTCGGCACAAAGTCCTAAAGGCACAGTGATCCTCTACAG GTGTGGGGACCATGTTCTGTTGAGTGGGGGCCCCTTGGTGGCGAGGACAGGGCTGTGCTCTCAGTATGAGGTCACTGCCATCCACCCTCTAGGAGAGGGCAAGTGGGGTCTCCACCGCCGGGCCCAGGGGCTCTCACTGCCCCTCCAGCAGCAG GCCCACCACACTGTGTGGAGGAAACTGAGGAGCAGGGCAGAGAAGCTG GTTGAGGTGCCCACAGGATCAACCAATGAAGCCATTTCAGATACATTGACTCTGccctctgcccctgaacagactcCTCCCCATACTCCCCAACAATGA